From the genome of Nitrospira sp. CR1.1:
ACCGAAATATTCGGGTGCATCGGGGTTGTGATGGTCTGCCCGCTCAACGGGATGATGACACCCGGCACTCCTTCCCAGATGGGGTTTGCACCGTCCATCGGGATTGCCCCCTTGATCGCCTTCACGGGAATGGTCACCGGTTGGCTGACCGCGAGAGGCACCTGCCCGATCGTCAACATGATGCCAACGATCAGCGCAGAGAACAGAATGCCAAACACCAAACGCTTGTTGCGTGTCTGCACCAGTCTCATTGCGTATGCCCTCCTCTGAAAGATTAATAAGAAAAAGAACTAGGAACGTATAACGTCTACCGAAAACCGATACTGCACCGCCCGAAAACCGAGAACTCCTACGCAGTCCCGACTGGGCCCTCGCTCTTTTCGCCGTCCTTCTCTTTTGTCTTCTGATCCATGAAGGACTCAGCGCCGACTTCGCTCAGCAACATACTGAGCTCATTTCCCTTGTCCTGCGCCCCGCACTCGTAGGTTTGACCTTCCGGAGCATTGAAGGTAGCTGGTCTGTAGTCCGCCTCGGAGTAAGGCTGCACGGTTACTCCAAGGAAGGCGACCTCAAAATCCATCCATTCCGACATACAGTCGGCAATGAGTTTGAACAATCCGGTATCGGATTTTTTTGCCAACATCCGGCAGAACAACGGCACCCATCGGCCGATGTGATTTTTCACGAACTTCTTTTGTGCATCGACTACGATTTCGGTCTTATCGACACCATCGTGGCAACGGGAATAGGACTCTTTATAGGTCAGGAAATGCATGAACTCGAGCTCGACACTCAAGTGATCCAGCCGTTCGTGAACGTCCTTTGAAAGCTCGACACCAAACGCTTTGTAGAATCCCGCAATGTCGCCCATGACGTGCGATTGCGCGAACACGTGATCGTTACCAAAAAGGGTCTCGTAGGGCGGACAATCCAACGTGATCACATTGGTGAATACCCGACGGTGCTCGGTCTGCAGATCGCCAATCTGCCAATTGACGCACTCCGCCGAGACCAACTTCTCGATCTGATCGAATTGCTTCTTCATCAAGGCGATCTTTTGAGCGGCACGGTCGCCCCCGATTCCGTCCAACGCGAGCCGCAACCCGTCTAAGGCAGCTCTTCCGTCTTCGACGAACTCACCGCACTGCAGGTAATCCAAAAACTCCTCGTCCTCCGGATACAACAAACTCCAGGAGAACAGAAGATATATCTTGCTACGGTTGAGCGCTCGCTCGACCGCAGGCGAATCCTTGATCGGAACTGCCTTGGGGGGAGCAATTGCGGTGGAGGCCGGGGAGGTAGGCTGCACGACTTGTTTCGATGTCATACGTATCTTGCTCCTCACCTCAACATGTTGCGCATTTTTTCCGCACACTACGCAACATCTGAGTCCTACGGCACAGGAGGCGTATGATAGGTAAAGGAGGGAGGGATGTCAAGCATGAAGTCTCTCTCCTTTGCCGCCGCCTCTGTGCAGTTGTTTCATGAATTTGCATGATGAATCTCACGTTTCAGCCCTCTAACACACGACTGACTCAGTAGCTAATGCTGCCCGCAGAAAGATTTCTCGCTGGGATGACCTTGATTGCAATGCGATCATTGACGGTCTTGCAGATCTGCTCGCACATCCCACATCCGACACAGTGCTCCTGCTCCACGACAAGACGGAGCGCATGGAAATCCATCGAGAGCGCCTCGACGGGGCACTTTGATACGCAGGCATGGCACCCCTGCCCAGCTGTACAAACACGATGAGACACCGTAGCGATGCCCATGCGCACCTCAACACTATCGGCAACCGGCAGAAGCGCGTCCGTCGCGCAGGCGGCAATGCAAGGAAAATCCTCGCAGAGCTCACAGGCCACTTGATTGGCAAAAATCACCGGAGTGCCGTTCGAAAGATCACTTACGATCGCCCCCGGCGGACATGCCTTGATACAATCGCTGCAACGCGTGCAGCGTTCAAGGAAGGCGGATTCATCGACG
Proteins encoded in this window:
- a CDS encoding 4Fe-4S ferredoxin; amino-acid sequence: MAGDPTYGRRDFLKDSVVSVAKAAREFAIHKDAPREQPAAPLRTDWLRPPGAVDESAFLERCTRCSDCIKACPPGAIVSDLSNGTPVIFANQVACELCEDFPCIAACATDALLPVADSVEVRMGIATVSHRVCTAGQGCHACVSKCPVEALSMDFHALRLVVEQEHCVGCGMCEQICKTVNDRIAIKVIPARNLSAGSISY